In Acidobacteriota bacterium, one genomic interval encodes:
- a CDS encoding valine--tRNA ligase, which translates to MEIPKTYEPKDCEGRWYPEWEQNRYFTPETNLDPKAPVFTMVIPPPNVTGYLHMGHALNHTLQDVLARWRRMSGDRVLWLPGTDHAGIATQMVVERQLEKEGTSRRALGREKFVERVWQWKAHSGGTIQKQMRIVGDSVDWMRERFTMDDGLSNAVKEVFVRLSDEGLIYRGEYMVNWSPGLQTAISDLEVEMKAVKGHLWHIAYPIGNAVTERVEGLAEAYATVNEGEQKSGLLSTPAGDFIVVATTRPETMLGDTAIAFNPHDERYQAVIGKQTRLPLVGREIPFIQDEIVEKEFGTGFVKVTPAHDPNDFAMGKRHKLEFIQVIGKDAKITDAAPAKYRGLTREAARKQVIADLEELGLLLKTEDYSHNVGHCQRSGTVVEPLLSTQWFMRMKELAEPAIAAVREGRTRIIPESVSKIYFNWLENIQDWCISRQLWWGHRIPAWYTPDGQIIVARDEAEARERLQARGLDPTIALTEDEDVLDTWFSSQLWPFSTLGWPESDEDLRQYYPTSVLVTANDIIFFWVARMMMMGLKFMGEVPFRTVYINALVLDPHGQKMSKTKGNVVDPLDVFDKYGTDAARFALTAASTAGLTLTLQESKLESARNFANKIWNATRFVLMNCDEIFESGEPVEWEAELAPPELADLWILSRFNHVALDVHDALAEFRFHEAAALLYHFFWDNFCDWYLELSKPLVTAKERTPQSTAAKRRIIYILERSLRLLHPLMPFITEELWQRLPGINNQKGETICLADFPQHNAAQLDGRAEREMELVIELVTKLRSIRATFQIVPSVLLKAQIAPADAAVQAVIEKMTPHIQRLARIEELQLVEQLVAEKGCARAVIAGAEVSVPLAGLIDFDKEKARLDKEAGKLANELAGLEKRLGNADFISRAAADVVETSRARAAELQEQIAKLQAMIAAL; encoded by the coding sequence ATGGAAATTCCGAAAACCTACGAACCCAAAGACTGCGAAGGCCGCTGGTATCCCGAATGGGAACAGAATCGCTACTTCACGCCCGAAACCAACCTCGACCCCAAAGCGCCCGTGTTTACGATGGTCATTCCGCCGCCCAACGTGACGGGTTATCTGCACATGGGCCATGCCCTCAATCACACGCTGCAAGACGTGCTGGCGCGTTGGCGGCGTATGTCGGGCGACCGTGTCTTGTGGCTGCCCGGCACCGACCACGCGGGCATCGCCACGCAAATGGTGGTCGAACGCCAGTTGGAAAAAGAAGGCACTTCGCGCCGCGCGCTGGGTCGCGAAAAATTCGTCGAACGCGTCTGGCAATGGAAGGCGCATTCGGGCGGCACCATTCAAAAGCAGATGCGCATCGTCGGCGATTCGGTGGATTGGATGCGCGAACGCTTCACGATGGATGACGGCCTATCGAACGCGGTCAAGGAAGTCTTTGTGCGCCTCTCTGACGAAGGGTTGATCTATCGCGGCGAATACATGGTCAACTGGTCGCCCGGTTTGCAGACAGCGATTTCCGATCTGGAAGTCGAGATGAAAGCGGTCAAAGGCCACCTCTGGCACATCGCCTATCCCATCGGCAACGCCGTGACCGAACGCGTCGAAGGTTTGGCTGAAGCTTACGCAACGGTAAATGAAGGCGAACAGAAATCCGGTTTGCTCTCGACACCCGCAGGCGATTTCATCGTCGTGGCGACGACGCGGCCCGAAACGATGCTGGGCGATACCGCGATTGCTTTCAATCCGCACGATGAGCGTTATCAAGCGGTCATTGGCAAACAGACGAGGCTGCCGCTGGTCGGACGCGAGATTCCGTTTATCCAAGACGAGATTGTCGAAAAGGAGTTCGGCACCGGCTTCGTCAAAGTCACGCCCGCGCACGATCCGAACGATTTTGCGATGGGCAAACGCCATAAACTCGAATTCATCCAGGTCATCGGCAAGGATGCCAAGATCACCGACGCCGCGCCCGCAAAGTATCGCGGCCTGACGCGCGAAGCCGCCCGCAAACAGGTCATCGCCGATCTGGAAGAACTCGGCCTGTTGCTCAAGACCGAAGACTATTCACACAACGTCGGTCATTGCCAACGCAGCGGCACCGTCGTCGAACCGCTGCTCTCGACGCAATGGTTCATGCGCATGAAGGAACTCGCCGAACCCGCCATCGCCGCCGTCCGCGAGGGCCGCACGCGCATCATCCCCGAAAGCGTCAGCAAAATTTATTTCAACTGGCTGGAGAACATTCAAGACTGGTGCATCTCGCGCCAACTTTGGTGGGGCCATCGCATTCCGGCTTGGTACACGCCCGACGGCCAGATCATCGTCGCGCGTGACGAGGCCGAAGCGCGCGAACGGTTGCAGGCGCGCGGTCTCGATCCCACCATCGCGTTAACGGAAGACGAAGACGTGCTGGACACCTGGTTCTCGTCGCAACTCTGGCCGTTCTCGACACTGGGCTGGCCGGAAAGTGATGAAGACCTGCGGCAGTATTACCCGACCTCGGTGCTGGTCACGGCCAACGATATCATCTTTTTCTGGGTGGCGCGGATGATGATGATGGGCCTGAAATTCATGGGCGAAGTGCCGTTCCGCACGGTTTACATCAACGCCCTCGTGCTCGATCCGCACGGCCAGAAGATGTCGAAGACCAAGGGCAACGTGGTTGATCCGCTCGACGTGTTCGACAAATACGGCACCGACGCCGCGCGCTTTGCGCTGACCGCTGCTTCGACCGCTGGACTGACGCTGACCTTGCAGGAATCGAAGCTCGAATCGGCGCGCAACTTCGCCAACAAGATTTGGAACGCCACGCGGTTCGTGCTGATGAATTGCGACGAAATCTTTGAGAGCGGCGAACCGGTCGAATGGGAAGCTGAACTCGCGCCGCCCGAATTGGCCGACCTCTGGATTTTGAGTCGCTTTAACCATGTTGCGCTCGACGTACACGACGCGCTGGCCGAATTTCGCTTCCACGAAGCGGCGGCGCTGCTTTATCACTTCTTCTGGGACAATTTCTGCGACTGGTACCTGGAACTGTCCAAACCGCTCGTCACGGCCAAAGAGCGCACGCCGCAAAGCACCGCAGCCAAACGCCGCATCATCTACATTCTCGAACGCAGCTTACGCCTGTTGCATCCACTCATGCCCTTCATCACCGAAGAGCTTTGGCAACGACTGCCGGGCATCAATAACCAGAAAGGCGAAACCATTTGCCTGGCCGACTTCCCGCAACACAACGCCGCGCAATTAGACGGGCGCGCCGAGCGTGAGATGGAACTGGTGATCGAACTCGTCACCAAACTGCGCAGCATCCGCGCTACGTTTCAAATTGTGCCTTCGGTACTGCTGAAAGCCCAAATCGCGCCTGCCGACGCTGCCGTTCAAGCGGTCATTGAAAAAATGACGCCCCACATCCAGCGCCTCGCACGCATCGAGGAATTGCAACTGGTCGAACAACTTGTCGCCGAAAAAGGCTGCGCACGCGCCGTCATTGCGGGTGCAGAAGTTTCGGTCCCGCTCGCCGGCTTGATTGATTTCGACAAAGAGAAAGCGCGCCTCGATAAAGAAGCAGGGAAGCTGGCGAACGAATTGGCTGGACTGGAAAAACGCTTGGGCAATGCTGATTTCATCAGCCGCGCTGCCGCTGATGTGGTTGAAACTTCGCGTGCCCGCGCCGCTGAGTTGCAAGAGCAGATCGCCAAGTTGCAGGCAATGATTGCTGCGTTGTAA
- the bamD gene encoding outer membrane protein assembly factor BamD — protein sequence MTSKRLVLTILALTFALAACGGKGKVKNENEYKPGRDKELYETAETKLKKGRFDEARLLYNVVITTYPDSEYLPLSKLSIADSFYLEGGSSNLEQAIGGYKDFAQYFPTHPLTCAVKLKIAHSHMRQMNAFNRDWTPAKKAELQLKATEISCRNSPLLTQIQQNLDEVRQLLGLHEREIGNFYMENRKAYKAAEGRFREIVNNYPNFTYRDEALYKLGVALIEQEQPEEASQYFTDLLKKFPKSEHAADARKYLEKLGKPIPEADPDAVTPERPGRVGRMKLILGMNDLDISKDGVLVSKEGDTKADEAEKLQKPIEAVGGVGSVRASTKGPSNTPAAPGTEAASVAETAKTNGKAAAATEKTVTPEKKVNDKDNKAKDDKKKKKKGVLGIFK from the coding sequence ATGACATCCAAACGACTTGTCCTCACAATTCTGGCGCTGACGTTTGCGCTGGCCGCTTGCGGCGGCAAAGGCAAGGTCAAGAACGAGAACGAATACAAACCGGGCCGCGATAAAGAGCTATACGAAACGGCTGAGACGAAGCTCAAAAAAGGCCGGTTTGACGAAGCGCGCTTGCTCTATAACGTCGTGATCACGACGTACCCCGACAGCGAATACTTGCCGCTCTCCAAACTTTCCATCGCCGATTCGTTTTACCTGGAAGGCGGTTCCAGCAATCTGGAGCAGGCCATCGGCGGGTACAAGGATTTCGCCCAATACTTCCCGACGCATCCGCTGACCTGCGCGGTCAAACTCAAGATCGCCCATTCGCACATGCGCCAGATGAACGCGTTCAACCGCGACTGGACACCGGCCAAGAAAGCCGAGCTGCAATTGAAAGCCACCGAAATCAGTTGCCGGAATTCGCCGCTATTGACGCAGATTCAACAAAATCTGGATGAGGTGCGGCAGTTGCTCGGTTTGCACGAGCGCGAAATCGGCAACTTTTACATGGAGAATCGCAAAGCGTATAAAGCCGCCGAGGGCCGCTTCCGCGAAATCGTCAACAACTATCCCAATTTCACCTACCGGGATGAAGCGCTTTACAAACTCGGCGTGGCCTTGATCGAACAGGAGCAGCCCGAAGAGGCGTCGCAGTATTTCACCGATTTGCTCAAAAAATTCCCGAAGAGCGAGCATGCCGCAGACGCCAGGAAATACCTGGAAAAACTCGGCAAGCCCATTCCTGAAGCTGATCCGGACGCCGTCACGCCGGAACGTCCGGGGCGCGTGGGCCGGATGAAACTGATCCTGGGCATGAACGATTTGGATATTTCCAAAGACGGCGTGCTGGTCAGCAAAGAAGGGGACACCAAAGCCGACGAAGCCGAGAAGCTGCAAAAACCGATTGAAGCCGTCGGTGGCGTCGGTTCCGTGCGCGCTTCGACCAAAGGCCCCTCGAATACACCCGCTGCGCCTGGGACTGAAGCGGCCAGCGTTGCAGAGACGGCGAAGACCAACGGGAAAGCCGCTGCCGCAACCGAGAAAACGGTGACGCCGGAAAAGAAGGTCAACGACAAGGACAACAAGGCCAAAGACGACAAAAAGAAAAAGAAGAAAGGCGTCTTGGGGATTTTCAAATAA
- a CDS encoding response regulator — MGYKILLADDSVTVQKIVTLTFSDEGVDVVPVNSGDEAISRLHYMHPALVMADVSLPGKNGYEICEFVKHHPELKNTPVILLVPAFEPFDEERAARVGADHHLTKPFQSIRTLIATVKNLIEPPAPAALPPLAWPTTQAPATAATNGTHTEAELLADAPDTGDLPPAPTTTPSAPATVAPPVVTVTATVSEPVNELPKTETGSPAFFASVGAAPVAAAIDNASYANPLELDDVLELDDVLPPAPLIVASPRFVTPVVTPIGTITQAVKLTSVEAVTTTSIPQSVIDDIAARVTAQVSLQLSAQFSQFATQMFEHLTTRLAQDIAPRLANEVLACLNQPSVPAPVVPRTEVTDAVLDI, encoded by the coding sequence GTGGGATATAAAATTTTGCTGGCCGATGACAGCGTGACCGTGCAGAAGATCGTCACCTTGACGTTTAGCGACGAAGGCGTGGATGTCGTCCCGGTCAACAGCGGTGACGAAGCGATCAGCCGCTTGCATTACATGCATCCGGCCTTGGTGATGGCCGATGTCTCGCTGCCCGGCAAGAACGGCTATGAAATCTGTGAGTTCGTTAAGCATCATCCCGAACTTAAAAATACGCCGGTCATTTTGCTCGTGCCCGCCTTCGAGCCGTTTGACGAAGAGCGCGCCGCCCGTGTCGGCGCCGATCATCATTTGACCAAGCCTTTCCAATCCATTCGCACCCTGATTGCCACGGTCAAGAATCTGATCGAACCGCCTGCGCCAGCGGCTCTGCCACCGCTTGCCTGGCCGACCACGCAAGCCCCGGCCACTGCCGCAACCAACGGCACGCATACAGAAGCCGAACTGCTGGCCGACGCGCCGGACACCGGCGATTTGCCGCCCGCGCCGACCACCACGCCAAGCGCACCGGCAACCGTTGCGCCGCCGGTCGTCACGGTTACCGCAACGGTCAGCGAGCCGGTCAACGAGTTGCCGAAAACCGAAACCGGTTCACCGGCATTTTTCGCCTCCGTCGGCGCCGCGCCTGTGGCGGCGGCCATAGACAATGCCTCTTACGCTAACCCGCTCGAACTGGATGATGTGCTGGAGCTGGATGATGTGTTGCCGCCCGCGCCGCTCATCGTCGCCTCGCCTAGATTTGTGACGCCGGTGGTCACACCCATTGGCACGATCACCCAGGCCGTCAAACTGACTTCGGTCGAAGCCGTGACGACGACCAGCATTCCGCAAAGCGTCATTGACGACATCGCCGCGCGCGTCACCGCGCAAGTCTCGCTGCAACTCTCGGCGCAGTTTTCGCAATTCGCCACCCAGATGTTCGAGCATCTGACCACGCGGCTGGCCCAGGACATCGCACCGCGCCTCGCCAATGAAGTGCTGGCGTGTCTGAATCAGCCGTCTGTGCCAGCGCCCGTTGTGCCACGGACGGAAGTGACAGACGCGGTGCTGGATATTTAA
- a CDS encoding ribulose-phosphate 3-epimerase, producing MATSHLIELAPSILSADFTRLGEQLATVEQAGADIVHVDVMDGHFVPNLTLGPVIVEWVRRATRLPIDTHLMIEDPDKYIGAFAKAGAHMISVHPEATYHLHRTLNYIRQAGCQAGVVLNPATPLSAIEEVLGELDYVLVMSVNPGFGGQKFIPAALNKLRRLRTLLQARRLPVRLEIDGGVTVQNAAEVVAAGAEILVAGSAIFGQPDPAAAVRQLRAAAEAATMPPRQFA from the coding sequence ATGGCAACTTCCCACTTGATCGAACTCGCGCCCTCTATCCTTTCGGCGGACTTTACCCGCTTGGGCGAGCAACTCGCCACGGTGGAGCAGGCTGGCGCGGACATTGTTCACGTGGACGTGATGGACGGGCATTTCGTCCCGAATCTGACGCTCGGCCCCGTCATCGTCGAATGGGTGCGCCGGGCGACACGGTTGCCGATTGACACCCACTTGATGATCGAAGACCCCGACAAATACATCGGGGCCTTTGCTAAGGCGGGCGCGCATATGATTTCGGTGCATCCCGAAGCGACCTATCATTTGCACCGCACGCTCAATTACATCCGGCAGGCGGGTTGTCAGGCGGGCGTTGTGCTCAATCCGGCCACGCCGCTCAGCGCCATCGAAGAGGTGCTGGGCGAACTGGATTATGTGCTGGTGATGTCGGTCAATCCGGGCTTTGGCGGGCAAAAATTCATTCCGGCGGCATTGAATAAGTTGCGCCGCTTGCGCACGCTGCTGCAGGCACGCCGCTTGCCCGTGCGTCTTGAAATTGACGGCGGCGTGACAGTTCAGAATGCCGCTGAAGTGGTGGCGGCGGGGGCTGAAATACTGGTGGCCGGCTCCGCGATTTTCGGCCAGCCTGATCCGGCGGCGGCCGTGCGTCAGTTGCGCGCGGCTGCGGAAGCGGCGACAATGCCGCCTCGCCAATTCGCTTGA
- the nadC gene encoding carboxylating nicotinate-nucleotide diphosphorylase → MITSLDPEFIFSAVNAALAEDLGRGDLTTRATVRPGIMARGNFLAKQDMVLAGLEVAAAVFTSFNPHFQIESTASDSEEVKAGRAFARVTGEAQMLLAAERTALNFLQRLSGIATVTRQYVNAIAGTQAKIVDTRKTTPGLRMLEKYAVTCGGGHNHRLGLDDGVLIKDNHIALAGSVTEAVRRAREAAGHLHKIEVEVATQDQLREALQAKADIIMLDNMTPAQVREAVAIIQQHEPTERRTLTEASGGITLANVRAYAEAGVNLISIGALTHSAPAVDISFKIKVA, encoded by the coding sequence ATGATTACTTCCCTCGACCCTGAATTCATTTTCAGCGCCGTCAACGCCGCGCTGGCCGAAGACCTAGGCCGCGGCGACCTGACCACGCGCGCGACCGTGCGCCCCGGCATCATGGCGCGCGGCAATTTTCTGGCAAAACAGGACATGGTGTTGGCTGGACTGGAAGTCGCCGCCGCCGTCTTTACCAGCTTCAACCCGCACTTTCAGATCGAATCCACCGCCAGCGACAGCGAAGAGGTCAAGGCGGGCCGCGCCTTTGCCCGCGTGACGGGCGAGGCGCAAATGTTGCTGGCCGCCGAACGCACGGCGCTCAACTTTCTGCAACGGCTTTCCGGCATCGCCACCGTCACGCGCCAATACGTCAACGCCATCGCGGGTACGCAAGCCAAGATCGTAGACACGCGCAAGACGACGCCCGGGTTGCGCATGCTCGAAAAATACGCCGTGACCTGCGGCGGCGGCCACAATCACCGGCTCGGACTGGATGACGGCGTGCTCATCAAAGACAACCACATCGCGCTGGCCGGCAGCGTAACCGAGGCCGTCCGGCGCGCCCGTGAAGCCGCCGGGCACCTGCACAAGATCGAAGTCGAGGTCGCCACACAAGACCAATTGCGCGAGGCGTTGCAGGCCAAAGCCGACATCATCATGCTCGACAACATGACGCCCGCGCAGGTGCGCGAAGCCGTCGCCATCATTCAGCAGCATGAACCAACCGAGCGCCGCACGCTGACTGAAGCGTCGGGCGGCATCACGCTGGCGAATGTGCGCGCTTACGCCGAAGCGGGCGTGAATTTGATTTCGATTGGCGCGCTCACGCATTCCGCGCCCGCCGTGGACATCAGCTTCAAAATCAAAGTGGCATAA
- the icd gene encoding isocitrate dehydrogenase (NADP(+)) encodes MPVFNGIETPADGKRITVQNGQLVVPDNPIIPFIEGDGIGRDIWRASVRVFDAAVEKAYGGQRRVAWYEVFAGEKAFTKFNEWLPKGTLDAIQHFVVAIKGPLTTPVGGGIRSLNVSLRQVLDLYACVRPVRYFNGVGAPVKHPEKLDVVIFRENTEDVYAGIEFQEGSDRARKLIEFLRDYGYQINEDSGIGIKPISITATKNLVRRAIKYAIARNKTVVTLVHKGNIMKYTEGAFRDWGYQLAKEEFRAHIVTEDELWKDHNGKLPEGKVLINDRIADAMFQQVLLRPDEYQVIATPNLNGDYLSDACAAQVGGLGLAPGANIGDNAAVFEATHGTAPKYADKDVINPGSVMLSGVMMFEHMGWDEAAKLIIDGIVKTIDQKRVTYDLERQMEGATKVKTSEFGDAIIENM; translated from the coding sequence ATGCCTGTTTTTAATGGAATCGAAACCCCCGCCGACGGCAAGCGGATCACCGTGCAAAACGGCCAGCTTGTCGTCCCCGATAACCCTATCATCCCCTTTATCGAAGGCGATGGCATCGGACGCGACATCTGGCGCGCCTCGGTGCGTGTGTTTGACGCCGCCGTTGAGAAAGCTTATGGCGGGCAACGCCGTGTGGCTTGGTACGAAGTTTTTGCGGGTGAAAAAGCCTTTACCAAATTCAATGAATGGCTGCCTAAAGGCACGCTGGACGCCATTCAGCATTTCGTGGTAGCGATCAAGGGGCCGTTGACGACGCCGGTGGGTGGCGGCATTCGTTCGTTGAATGTGTCGTTGCGTCAGGTGCTTGATCTGTACGCCTGTGTGCGCCCGGTGCGCTATTTCAACGGCGTGGGTGCGCCGGTCAAACATCCTGAGAAACTGGACGTGGTGATCTTCCGCGAGAACACCGAAGATGTTTATGCGGGTATCGAGTTCCAGGAAGGCTCTGACCGGGCCAGGAAGCTGATTGAGTTTCTGCGCGATTACGGCTATCAAATCAATGAGGATTCGGGCATCGGCATCAAGCCGATTTCGATCACGGCGACGAAAAACCTGGTGCGCCGCGCGATCAAATACGCCATCGCCCGTAACAAGACCGTCGTCACACTCGTGCACAAGGGCAATATCATGAAGTACACGGAAGGCGCCTTCCGTGACTGGGGCTATCAACTCGCTAAAGAAGAGTTCCGCGCGCACATCGTGACCGAGGACGAGTTGTGGAAAGACCACAACGGCAAATTGCCTGAAGGCAAAGTGTTGATTAATGACCGCATCGCCGATGCAATGTTCCAGCAGGTGTTGCTGCGTCCTGACGAGTATCAAGTGATTGCCACGCCCAATCTGAATGGCGATTACCTATCGGATGCTTGTGCGGCGCAGGTCGGCGGCTTGGGGCTCGCGCCCGGTGCGAACATCGGCGACAACGCGGCAGTGTTTGAGGCGACGCACGGCACCGCACCGAAATACGCCGATAAAGATGTGATCAATCCGGGTTCGGTGATGCTCTCAGGCGTGATGATGTTCGAGCACATGGGTTGGGACGAAGCGGCCAAACTCATCATTGACGGTATTGTCAAAACGATTGACCAGAAACGTGTCACCTACGATCTAGAACGCCAGATGGAAGGCGCGACCAAGGTCAAGACGAGTGAATTCGGCGACGCGATTATTGAGAATATGTGA
- a CDS encoding transcription elongation factor GreA, with protein MSGKEKILAELKTLEYEFTVELPRALRTAAALGDLSENSEYKYARERQDYVRARIRNLQQQMAKLSSIDLSRLPHDRASYGSTLVLKDLNRGEEATYRLVTPEEADYEKGLISTASPIGKSLLNKEEGDEVKVQTPNGVRTFEIVTLRTIHDED; from the coding sequence CTGAGCGGTAAAGAGAAAATTCTGGCCGAACTGAAAACGCTCGAATACGAATTCACGGTCGAATTGCCACGCGCCTTGCGCACAGCAGCAGCGCTGGGCGACCTGTCGGAAAATTCCGAATACAAATATGCTCGCGAGCGGCAGGATTACGTGCGCGCGCGCATCCGCAATTTGCAACAGCAAATGGCGAAGCTCTCGAGCATTGACCTCAGCCGCTTGCCCCATGACCGCGCTTCGTATGGTTCGACCCTGGTGCTCAAAGATTTGAATCGCGGCGAAGAGGCCACCTACCGCCTGGTGACACCGGAAGAAGCCGATTACGAAAAAGGGCTGATCTCGACTGCTTCGCCGATTGGCAAAAGTCTGCTTAACAAAGAAGAGGGCGACGAGGTCAAAGTCCAAACGCCCAACGGCGTGCGCACTTTCGAGATTGTCACACTGCGCACCATTCACGATGAAGATTAG
- the mdh gene encoding malate dehydrogenase, with translation MARKKITVVGAGNVGATTAHWLVSKELGDVVLVDIIEGMPQGKALDLAQAGPVEGYDSRLVGTNGFKETANSDVVVITSGIARKPGMSRDDLLNTNAGIVASVTEEIVKHSPNCIIIVVSNPLDAMTQVAWKKSGFPKNRVLGMAGVLDSARMRCFLAEALNVSVENVTAFVLGGHGDTMVPLPRYSTCAGIPITELLPKEVVEQIVTRTANGGAEIVSLLKTGSAYYAPSSAAVEMVEAILKDKKKILPCAVLLEGEYGINGLFVGVPVKIGSNGIEEIIQINLTTDERAALQKSAASVQELVDKLNL, from the coding sequence ATGGCGAGAAAGAAAATCACCGTGGTGGGCGCAGGCAATGTGGGCGCGACGACGGCGCATTGGCTGGTTTCCAAAGAACTGGGCGATGTTGTATTGGTGGACATCATCGAAGGCATGCCGCAAGGCAAGGCGTTGGACTTGGCGCAGGCCGGGCCGGTCGAAGGTTATGACAGCCGTCTGGTCGGCACGAATGGCTTCAAAGAGACGGCCAATTCGGACGTGGTCGTGATCACGTCGGGCATTGCGCGCAAGCCGGGCATGAGCCGCGACGATTTGCTCAACACCAACGCGGGCATCGTCGCCAGCGTGACGGAAGAGATTGTCAAGCATTCGCCGAATTGCATCATCATCGTCGTCTCAAATCCGCTGGATGCAATGACGCAGGTGGCGTGGAAAAAATCGGGCTTCCCCAAAAACCGCGTGCTGGGCATGGCGGGCGTGCTCGATTCGGCGCGCATGCGCTGTTTCCTGGCTGAGGCGTTGAATGTGTCGGTCGAGAACGTGACGGCCTTTGTGCTGGGCGGGCACGGCGACACGATGGTGCCACTGCCGCGCTATTCGACCTGCGCGGGCATTCCGATCACGGAGCTGCTGCCGAAAGAAGTGGTTGAGCAGATCGTGACGCGCACGGCCAACGGCGGCGCTGAGATCGTCAGCTTGCTCAAGACCGGCTCGGCCTATTACGCGCCCTCTTCAGCGGCGGTCGAGATGGTTGAGGCGATTCTCAAAGATAAGAAAAAGATTCTGCCTTGCGCCGTGTTGCTCGAAGGCGAGTACGGCATCAACGGGTTGTTTGTTGGCGTACCGGTCAAAATCGGTTCTAATGGGATCGAAGAAATCATTCAGATCAACCTGACCACCGACGAGCGCGCGGCTTTGCAAAAATCAGCCGCGTCCGTGCAGGAACTGGTGGATAAGTTGAATCTGTAA
- a CDS encoding PASTA domain-containing protein — protein MSFQKQHLFQRLLTVALLLGVFMLSAGTIMFLAWRGRTVYVPNVIGKTEAAAAEELEDAGLRLQRKGRAHNDQIPLDAVCDQSPTAGSVVKTGQLVRVSLSLGAPPGETKPEKKTASKSASR, from the coding sequence TTGTCCTTTCAAAAACAACATCTTTTCCAACGGTTACTGACGGTCGCCCTGTTGCTTGGGGTTTTTATGCTGAGCGCGGGGACGATTATGTTTTTGGCCTGGCGTGGCCGCACGGTTTATGTGCCGAACGTGATCGGCAAAACGGAAGCGGCGGCGGCGGAAGAATTGGAAGACGCGGGCTTGCGCTTGCAACGCAAAGGCCGTGCGCACAACGACCAGATTCCGCTGGATGCCGTTTGCGATCAATCGCCGACAGCGGGATCAGTGGTGAAAACGGGGCAGTTGGTGCGCGTCAGTCTGAGCTTGGGCGCACCGCCCGGTGAGACCAAACCGGAGAAGAAGACCGCCAGCAAAAGCGCCAGCCGTTAG